Proteins from a single region of Oncorhynchus nerka isolate Pitt River linkage group LG18, Oner_Uvic_2.0, whole genome shotgun sequence:
- the LOC135561726 gene encoding uncharacterized protein LOC135561726 isoform X4 codes for MTREALIKLFILILLAFIICLPEFFTSHRARVNFHCVTFDPCGDQEVPTQCDPGLTPAGQNSNRSGEEKPVCNNGRTGSGVSWLLCDTETDPPALRGNASLSGRRVSLSVLSEGGNVTLYGLLTEEQEEGEEEEQGFIYCCFQTPPLSIPTNHSQCLLHLHTQGTNQTAVKSDLPWTQPPRSEWLCVFRVAWLVLVVVVMLTVLTTVLGLIYWRTRCCRKEPRVYPASVFQTRGFNTDLPDVSVSLNHSSGTSLSPLPEEPSVFQTRGFNTDLPDVSVSLNHSSGLLSPIHEEKTAALHHRGHPLHSSLSPEEL; via the exons ATGACGAGAGAAGCACTCATCAAACTcttcatcctcatcctcctcgCCTTCATCATCTGTCTCCCAGAGTTCTTCACTTCACACAGAg cgAGGGTAAACTTCCACTGTGTGACCTTTGACCCCTGTGGGGACCAGGAAGTGCCAACGCAGTGCGACCCCGGGCTGACCCCTGCGGGACAGAACTCCAACCGGAGCGGCGAGGAGAAGCCCGTCTGTAACAACGGGAGGACGGGTTCTGGAGTGAGCTGGTTGCTGTGTGACACGGAGACGGACCCGCCCGCTCTCCGTGGCAACGCCTCGCTGTCAG ggAGGAGGGTGTCGCTATCAGTGTTGTCTGAAGGAGGGAACGTGACTTTGTACGGCTTACTGACAGAGGagcaggaagagggggaggaagaagaaCAAGGATTCATCTACTGCTGTTTTCaaaccccacctctttccatACCAACCAATCACAGCCAGTGTCTCCTTCATCTCCACACCCAAGGAACCAATCAGACAGCTGTAAAGTCTGACCTGCCCTGGACACAGCCACCTAGAA gtGAGTGGTTGTGTGTCTTCAGGGTGGCGTGGTTGGTCCTGGTGGTTGTGGTCATGTTGACCGTCCTCACCACGGTCCTGGGTCTGATCTACTGGAGGACTCGCTGCTGTCGaa AGGAGCCCAGAGTGTATCCAGCCAGTGTGTTCCAGACCAGAGGATTCAACACGGACCTCCCTGATGTCTCTGTTTCACTAAATCACTCCTCaggtacctctctctcccccctcccagaGGAGCCCAGTGTGTTCCAGACCAGAGGATTCAACACGGACCTCCCTGATGTCTCTGTTTCACTAAATCACTCCTcag GCCTGTTGTCACCTATTCATGAAGAGAAGACTGCAG
- the LOC135561726 gene encoding uncharacterized protein LOC135561726 isoform X1, whose protein sequence is MTREALIKLFILILLAFIICLPEFFTSHRARVNFHCVTFDPCGDQEVPTQCDPGLTPAGQNSNRSGEEKPVCNNGRTGSGVSWLLCDTETDPPALRGNASLSGRRVSLSVLSEGGNVTLYGLLTEEQEEGEEEEQGFIYCCFQTPPLSIPTNHSQCLLHLHTQGTNQTAVKSDLPWTQPPRSEWLCVFRVAWLVLVVVVMLTVLTTVLGLIYWRTRCCRKEPRVYPASVFQTRGFNTDLPDVSVSLNHSSGTSLSPLPEEPSVFQTRGFNTDLPDVSVSLNHSSELLLLRTTYWTGLLSPIHEEKTAEDEPRQGYYGNDIALHHRGHPLHSSLSPEEL, encoded by the exons ATGACGAGAGAAGCACTCATCAAACTcttcatcctcatcctcctcgCCTTCATCATCTGTCTCCCAGAGTTCTTCACTTCACACAGAg cgAGGGTAAACTTCCACTGTGTGACCTTTGACCCCTGTGGGGACCAGGAAGTGCCAACGCAGTGCGACCCCGGGCTGACCCCTGCGGGACAGAACTCCAACCGGAGCGGCGAGGAGAAGCCCGTCTGTAACAACGGGAGGACGGGTTCTGGAGTGAGCTGGTTGCTGTGTGACACGGAGACGGACCCGCCCGCTCTCCGTGGCAACGCCTCGCTGTCAG ggAGGAGGGTGTCGCTATCAGTGTTGTCTGAAGGAGGGAACGTGACTTTGTACGGCTTACTGACAGAGGagcaggaagagggggaggaagaagaaCAAGGATTCATCTACTGCTGTTTTCaaaccccacctctttccatACCAACCAATCACAGCCAGTGTCTCCTTCATCTCCACACCCAAGGAACCAATCAGACAGCTGTAAAGTCTGACCTGCCCTGGACACAGCCACCTAGAA gtGAGTGGTTGTGTGTCTTCAGGGTGGCGTGGTTGGTCCTGGTGGTTGTGGTCATGTTGACCGTCCTCACCACGGTCCTGGGTCTGATCTACTGGAGGACTCGCTGCTGTCGaa AGGAGCCCAGAGTGTATCCAGCCAGTGTGTTCCAGACCAGAGGATTCAACACGGACCTCCCTGATGTCTCTGTTTCACTAAATCACTCCTCaggtacctctctctcccccctcccagaGGAGCCCAGTGTGTTCCAGACCAGAGGATTCAACACGGACCTCCCTGATGTCTCTGTTTCACTAAATCACTCCTcag AGCTGCTGCTGCTCAGGACAACATactggacag GCCTGTTGTCACCTATTCATGAAGAGAAGACTGCAG aggACGAGCCTCGTCAGGGTTACTACGGTAATGACATAG
- the LOC135561726 gene encoding uncharacterized protein LOC135561726 isoform X3: MTREALIKLFILILLAFIICLPEFFTSHRARVNFHCVTFDPCGDQEVPTQCDPGLTPAGQNSNRSGEEKPVCNNGRTGSGVSWLLCDTETDPPALRGNASLSGRRVSLSVLSEGGNVTLYGLLTEEQEEGEEEEQGFIYCCFQTPPLSIPTNHSQCLLHLHTQGTNQTAVKSDLPWTQPPRSEWLCVFRVAWLVLVVVVMLTVLTTVLGLIYWRTRCCRKEPRVYPASVFQTRGFNTDLPDVSVSLNHSSGTSLSPLPEEPSVFQTRGFNTDLPDVSVSLNHSSELLLLRTTYWTGLLSPIHEEKTAALHHRGHPLHSSLSPEEL; the protein is encoded by the exons ATGACGAGAGAAGCACTCATCAAACTcttcatcctcatcctcctcgCCTTCATCATCTGTCTCCCAGAGTTCTTCACTTCACACAGAg cgAGGGTAAACTTCCACTGTGTGACCTTTGACCCCTGTGGGGACCAGGAAGTGCCAACGCAGTGCGACCCCGGGCTGACCCCTGCGGGACAGAACTCCAACCGGAGCGGCGAGGAGAAGCCCGTCTGTAACAACGGGAGGACGGGTTCTGGAGTGAGCTGGTTGCTGTGTGACACGGAGACGGACCCGCCCGCTCTCCGTGGCAACGCCTCGCTGTCAG ggAGGAGGGTGTCGCTATCAGTGTTGTCTGAAGGAGGGAACGTGACTTTGTACGGCTTACTGACAGAGGagcaggaagagggggaggaagaagaaCAAGGATTCATCTACTGCTGTTTTCaaaccccacctctttccatACCAACCAATCACAGCCAGTGTCTCCTTCATCTCCACACCCAAGGAACCAATCAGACAGCTGTAAAGTCTGACCTGCCCTGGACACAGCCACCTAGAA gtGAGTGGTTGTGTGTCTTCAGGGTGGCGTGGTTGGTCCTGGTGGTTGTGGTCATGTTGACCGTCCTCACCACGGTCCTGGGTCTGATCTACTGGAGGACTCGCTGCTGTCGaa AGGAGCCCAGAGTGTATCCAGCCAGTGTGTTCCAGACCAGAGGATTCAACACGGACCTCCCTGATGTCTCTGTTTCACTAAATCACTCCTCaggtacctctctctcccccctcccagaGGAGCCCAGTGTGTTCCAGACCAGAGGATTCAACACGGACCTCCCTGATGTCTCTGTTTCACTAAATCACTCCTcag AGCTGCTGCTGCTCAGGACAACATactggacag GCCTGTTGTCACCTATTCATGAAGAGAAGACTGCAG
- the LOC135561726 gene encoding uncharacterized protein LOC135561726 isoform X2 has protein sequence MTREALIKLFILILLAFIICLPEFFTSHRARVNFHCVTFDPCGDQEVPTQCDPGLTPAGQNSNRSGEEKPVCNNGRTGSGVSWLLCDTETDPPALRGNASLSGRRVSLSVLSEGGNVTLYGLLTEEQEEGEEEEQGFIYCCFQTPPLSIPTNHSQCLLHLHTQGTNQTAVKSDLPWTQPPRSEWLCVFRVAWLVLVVVVMLTVLTTVLGLIYWRTRCCRKEPRVYPASVFQTRGFNTDLPDVSVSLNHSSGTSLSPLPEEPSVFQTRGFNTDLPDVSVSLNHSSGLLSPIHEEKTAEDEPRQGYYGNDIALHHRGHPLHSSLSPEEL, from the exons ATGACGAGAGAAGCACTCATCAAACTcttcatcctcatcctcctcgCCTTCATCATCTGTCTCCCAGAGTTCTTCACTTCACACAGAg cgAGGGTAAACTTCCACTGTGTGACCTTTGACCCCTGTGGGGACCAGGAAGTGCCAACGCAGTGCGACCCCGGGCTGACCCCTGCGGGACAGAACTCCAACCGGAGCGGCGAGGAGAAGCCCGTCTGTAACAACGGGAGGACGGGTTCTGGAGTGAGCTGGTTGCTGTGTGACACGGAGACGGACCCGCCCGCTCTCCGTGGCAACGCCTCGCTGTCAG ggAGGAGGGTGTCGCTATCAGTGTTGTCTGAAGGAGGGAACGTGACTTTGTACGGCTTACTGACAGAGGagcaggaagagggggaggaagaagaaCAAGGATTCATCTACTGCTGTTTTCaaaccccacctctttccatACCAACCAATCACAGCCAGTGTCTCCTTCATCTCCACACCCAAGGAACCAATCAGACAGCTGTAAAGTCTGACCTGCCCTGGACACAGCCACCTAGAA gtGAGTGGTTGTGTGTCTTCAGGGTGGCGTGGTTGGTCCTGGTGGTTGTGGTCATGTTGACCGTCCTCACCACGGTCCTGGGTCTGATCTACTGGAGGACTCGCTGCTGTCGaa AGGAGCCCAGAGTGTATCCAGCCAGTGTGTTCCAGACCAGAGGATTCAACACGGACCTCCCTGATGTCTCTGTTTCACTAAATCACTCCTCaggtacctctctctcccccctcccagaGGAGCCCAGTGTGTTCCAGACCAGAGGATTCAACACGGACCTCCCTGATGTCTCTGTTTCACTAAATCACTCCTcag GCCTGTTGTCACCTATTCATGAAGAGAAGACTGCAG aggACGAGCCTCGTCAGGGTTACTACGGTAATGACATAG